One region of Camelus bactrianus isolate YW-2024 breed Bactrian camel chromosome 22, ASM4877302v1, whole genome shotgun sequence genomic DNA includes:
- the POLR2E gene encoding DNA-directed RNA polymerases I, II, and III subunit RPABC1 isoform X1, producing the protein MDDEEETYRLWKIRKTIMQLCHDRGYLVTQDELDQTLEEFKAQFGDKPSEGRPRRTDLTVLVAHNDDPTDQMFVFFPEEPKVGIKTIKVYCQRMQEESITRALVVVQQGMTPSAKQSLVDMAPKYVLEQFLQQELLINITEHELVPEHVVMTKEEVTELLARYKLRENQLPRIQAGDPVARYFGIKRGQVVKIIRPSETAGRYITYRLVQ; encoded by the exons CTGTGCCACGACCGTGGCTACCTGGTGACCCAGGACGAGCTGGACCAGACGCTAGAGGAGTTCAAGGCCCAGTTTGGGGACAAGCCCAGTGAAGGGCGGCCTCGGCGCACAGACCTCACGGTGCTGGTAGCTCACAACGATGACCCCACTGACCAGATGTTCGTCTTCTTCCCAG AGGAGCCCAAGGTGGGGATCAAGACCATCAAGGTGTACTGCCAGCGCATGCAGGAGGAGAGCATCACGCGGGCCCTCGTCGTGGTGCAGCAGGGCATGACGCCCTCCGCCAAGCAG TCCCTGGTCGACATGGCCCCCAAGTACGTCCTGGAGCAGTTTCTGCAGCAGGAGCTGCTCATCAACATCACAGAGCACGAG TTGGTGCCAGAGCATGTGGTCATGACTAAGGAGGAGGTAACGGAGCTGCTGGCCCGGTA CAAACTCCGAGAGAACCAGCTGCCCAGGATCCAGGCGGGAGACCCCGTGGCGCGTTACTTCGGGATAAAGCGGGGCCAG GTGGTGAAGATCATCCGGCCCAGTGAGACTGCGGGCAGGTACATCACCTACCGGCTGGTGCAGTAG